A single region of the Vicia villosa cultivar HV-30 ecotype Madison, WI linkage group LG4, Vvil1.0, whole genome shotgun sequence genome encodes:
- the LOC131599011 gene encoding uncharacterized protein LOC131599011 produces the protein MCSFKAKETIVIESSTTPPHVISRINGRQVLQPTCNHVVVPNLERRNSMKKLTSKSLFAPPLPNPNPNKTSTTTTTTTSLSPPISPKPISPTRPFLATKRGNDNNGMNSSCEKLVIPKNTMKTPCLERKKSKSFKEGSYGVEASLSYSSSLITDSPGSIAAGRREQMALQQAQRKMKIAHYGRSKSAKFERVFPIDPSSALELKTSNEEEKRCSFITANSDPIYIAYHDEEWGVPVHDDKMLFELLILSGAQVGSDWTSTLKKRLDFRAAFSEFDAEIVANFTDKQMISISSEYGIEISKVRGVVDNANQILQVKKSFGSFDKYIWGFVNQKPISTQYKFGHKIPVKTSKSESISKDMIRRGFRFVGPTVVHSFMQAAGLTNDHLITCHRHLQCCTFLEAI, from the exons ATGTGTAGCTTTAAGGCTAAAGAAACTATAGTCATAGAATCTTCCACAACACCTCCTCATGTAATTTCTAGAATCAATGGAAGACAAGTACTTCAACCAACATGCAACCATGTTGTTGTTCCAAATCTTGAAAGAAGAAACTCCATGAAGAAATTAACATCAAAATCACTTTTTGCACCCCCACTTCCAAATCCAAATCCAAACAAAACTTCTACTACTACCACTACTACTACTTCATTGTCACCACCAATTTCTCCAAAACCAATCTCTCCCACCAGACCATTCCTAGCTACAAAGAGAGGAAATGACAACAATGGAATGAACTCAAGCTGTGAAAAGCTTGTTATACCAAAGAACACAATGAAAACTCCATGTTTGGAAAGGAAGAAGTCCAAGAGTTTCAAAGAAGGGTCTTATGGTGTTGAAGCTTCTTTGAGTTATTCTTCTTCTTTGATCACTGACTCTCCAGGGAGTATAGCTGCAGGGAGAAGGGAACAGATGGCACTTCAACAGGCTCAAAGGAAAATGAAGATTGCTCATTATGGAAGATCGAAGTCGGCGAAATTCGAAAGAGTTTTTCCTATTGATCCTTCTAGTGCTCTTGAGTTAAAGACTAGTAATGAAGAGGAGAAGAGGTGTAGCTTTATCACAGCCAATTCAG ATCCTATCTATATTGCTTATCATGATGAAGAATGGGGAGTTCCAGTTCATGATGACAA GATGTTGTTTGAACTTCTAATTCTAAGTGGTGCTCAAGTTGGATCTGATTGGACCTCAACCTTGAAGAAACGCCTAGATTTCAG GGCTGCATTTTCAGAATTTGATGCAGAAATTGTGGCCAACTTCACTGATAAACAAATGATATCAATTAGTTCAGAATATGGCATTGAGATAAGCAAAGTTAGAGGAGTTGTTGACAATGCAAACCAAATTCTACAAGTTAAGAAAAGCTTTGGTTCATTTGACAAATACATATGGGGATTTGTGAATCAAAAACCAATCTCAACTCAATACAAATTTGGCCACAAGATTCCAGTGAAGACATCAAAATCAGAAAGCATAAGCAAAGACATGATTAGGAGAGGTTTTAGGTTTGTTGGTCCAACCGTGGTTCATTCATTTATGCAGGCAGCTGGCCTAACAAATGACCACTTAATCACTTGCCATAGGCACTTGCAATGCTGCACTTTCTTGGAAGCTATATAA